Proteins from one Syngnathus scovelli strain Florida chromosome 9, RoL_Ssco_1.2, whole genome shotgun sequence genomic window:
- the rbp5 gene encoding retinol-binding protein 5, with protein MSKPDYSGLFHMVEQENMDAYLAALDINFALRKIVCLLKPSKDISHDLATGTMKIRTLTTFKNFNMDFVVGQEFTEDLGPVDGRTCQTTVSWEGDKLVCVQRGEKEGRGWTHWLEGDKLHLEMRVGGVVAKQVFKKAD; from the exons ATGTCTAAACCTGACTACTCTGGGCTGTTTCATATGGTGGAACAGGAGAACATGGACGCCTACCTTGCAGCTTTag ACATCAACTTTGCTCTGAGGAAGATTGTGTGTCTGCTGAAGCCCTCCAAGGACATCAGCCATGATCTGGCCACGGGGACCATGAAGATCCGCACTCTCACCACCTTCAAGAACTTCAACATGGACTTTGTCGTCGGGCAGGAGTTCACCGAAGACCTCGGCCCCGTAGACGGTCGCACGTGTCAG ACCACCGTGAGCTGGGAAGGGGACAAGCTGGTTTGCGTACAACGAGGCGAGAAGGAAGGCCGAGGTTGGACACACTGGCTGGAAGGcgacaagctgcatttg GAGATGAGGGTGGGAGGCGTCGTTGCCAAGCAAGTCTTCAAGAAGGCCGATTGa
- the LOC125975775 gene encoding tumor necrosis factor receptor superfamily member 5 yields MVDSECNTEEKYLSRAGRCCDRCPAGSFVRADCNHTGKTQCDECKRGLFTATRNHLSGCRVCKSCSASNNQMTAEACTADKDTVCKCASGYFCIEESCDHCMPATSCPRGTGVKVQTWGTKDTICAPCGNGTYSNVSDSFSACQTHTRCDDLGRVLKSAGNSTADAICGELKSGCSWILPAGLWLGFVLSILVVLGLMCWKAKRKSYKAARSNASLTEARTITKSSLEPALQTHETFDQCQKTNVTKACQFTLLNLDESATICEDLPLSLKTDGSEQRKGTDAYHRSHSEPQEDEWCGT; encoded by the exons ATGGTGGACTCCGAGTGCAACACTGAGGAGAAGTACTTGAGTAGAGCTGGAAGGTGCTGCGATCGCTGCCCAGCGG GAAGCTTTGTGCGAGCCGACTGCAACCACACTGGCAAGACTCAATGTGACGAGTGCAAGCGAGGGCTGTTCACGGCCACCAGAAATCACCTCAGTGGCTGCCGCGTGTGCAAGTCGTGCAGTGCCA GCAACAACCAGATGACGGCGGAGGCGTGCACGGCTGACAAGGACACAGTGTGCAAGTGTGCCTCGGGCTACTTCTGTATCGAGGAGTCCTGCGACCACTGTATGCCCGCGACCTCCTGTCCTCGGGGGACAGGGGTCAAGGTTCAAA CATGGGGAACCAAGGATACGATCTGCGCTCCGTGTGGGAATGGAACGTACAGCAACGTGTCTGACTCCTTCTCAGCctgccaaacacacacaag ATGTGACGACTTGGGTCGAGTGCTGAAAAGTGCAGGAAACTCCACCGCCGACGCAATCTGTGGCGAGTTAAAATCTG GCTGCTCGTGGATTTTACCTGCAGGCTTATGGCTGGGCTTTGTGCTGAGCATACTCGTTGTTTTGGGGCTGATGTGCTGGAAGGCCAAACGGAAATCATACAAAGCAG CCAGGTCAAACGCTTCCCTTACTGAGGCAAGGACCATAACAAAGAGTTCGCTGGAACCTGCCCTACAAACCCACGAAACGTTTGATCAGTGCCAAAAGACCAACGTGACGAAGGCCTGCCAGTTTACTCTACTGAACCTGG ATGAAAGCGCGACTATCTGCGAGGACCTTCCGCTCAGCCTGAAGACCGACGGCTCGGAGCAGCGCAAAGGGACCGACGCGTACCATCGGAGCCACTCGGAGCCACAGGAGGACGAGTGGTGCGGGACATGA